A part of Aegilops tauschii subsp. strangulata cultivar AL8/78 chromosome 2, Aet v6.0, whole genome shotgun sequence genomic DNA contains:
- the LOC109782282 gene encoding protein SRC2-like, with product MAHRVLELTLVSGHNLKDVNVFSRMEVYAITSVFGDPRTRRCSQVDRDGARHPTWDETFLFTVPPTAAKAAAAGAYLHVLLRTERLFGFDDRDVGEVFIPLADLLACACVGGPPRCASYPVRKVHCTEHRGMLTVAYRFGPVMAPLAQDKECWDDATVVGYELSPWQYYPPTYVYAPEAAVPRYPQACARMPPAPKPAAGCGAAAASPAEKNYCVRNGSFAMGLGAGLLGGGFGGMVFGDMPPSDQAAHDSGYKPTADGAGVAF from the coding sequence atggcgcacagGGTCCTGGAGCTGACGCTGGTGTCGGGTCACAACCTGAAGGATGTCAATGTGTTCAGCCGCATGGAGGTGTACGCCATCACGTCCGTGTTCGGCGACCCTCGCACGCGGCGGTGCAGCCAGGTCGACCGCGACGGCGCCAGGCACCCGACGTGGGACGAAACGTTCCTGTTCACCGTCCCACCGACGGCCGCCAAGGCCGCTGCCGCGGGCGCCTACCTCCACGTGCTCCTCCGCACGGAGCGCCTCTTCGGCTTCGACGACCGCGACGTTGGCGAGGTGTTCATCCCTCTCGCCGACCTTCTCGCCTGCGCCTGCGTCGGCGGCCCGCCGCGGTGCGCGTCGTACCCGGTCCGGAAGGTGCACTGCACCGAGCACCGGGGCATGCTCACCGTGGCGTACCGCTTCGGCCCCGTGATGGCGCCGCTGGCCCAGGACAAAGAGTGCTGGGACGACGCCACGGTGGTGGGCTACGAGCTGTCGCCATGGCAGTACTATCCTCCGACGTACGTCTACGCGCCGGAGGCGGCGGTGCCGCGCTACCCTCAGGCGTGTGCTCGCATGCCGCCGGCGCCCAAGCCAGCCGCCGGCTGCGGCGCGGCCGCCGCGTCGCCAGCGGAGAAGAATTATTGCGTAAGGAACGGCAGCTTCGCGATGGGGCTCGGCGCGGGGCTGCTCGGCGGAGGCTTCGGTGGAATGGTGTTCGGCGACATGCCGCCGTCGGACCAGGCGGCTCATGACTCCGGGTACAAGCCTACGGCCGACGGTGCAGGGGTCGCCTTCTGA